Proteins from one Cryptomeria japonica chromosome 4, Sugi_1.0, whole genome shotgun sequence genomic window:
- the LOC131076679 gene encoding thiamine phosphate phosphatase-like protein isoform X2, translating into MANWTSFSSGSCSKTSSRWLQFVNLGNNRTPVMKLEDLRFRKCKRNENGVDKPLLKRSISSYYEERPILKKEAATFHQRSKSVKEDKRAVETRRTKGFRILTPFTSLNSCKSSINSELLSMDTVVVFDFDLTIIDCDSDPWVMKQLGVTELFESLLPTLPWNTVMDKMMGELHEQGKTISDIEASLRTIPLYPDIIRAIKFAFSLGCDLRIVSDANLFFIKTILETHDLLQYFTEIKTNPAFVEKSGRLRICPFHPFTVAPHGCNLCPPNMCKGAVIDEMRKSIEDGFNKRFIYLGDGSGDFCPTLKLTEGDDVLPRKEYPLWKLIEKNPSMVKAKVHGWSNAKDVEDLLMKLLMP; encoded by the exons ATGGCAAATTGGACATCATTCTCGTCTGGTTCGTGCAGTAAAACGTCTTCAAGATGGCTGCAGTTTGTCAATTTGGGGAATAATAGAACTCCTGTGATGAAGCTGGAAGACCTGCGTTTCAGGAAATGCAAGCGCAATGAAAATGGAGTAGATAAGCCTCTTCTTAAGCGGTCGATTTCGAGCTATTACGAAGAAAGGCCAATTTTAAAGAAAGAGGCAGCGACTTTTCACCAGAGATCAAAATCCGTCAAGGAGGATAAGCGGGCCGTGGAGACGCGCCGAACCAAGGGTTTCAGGATTCTTACCCCATTCACATCATTAAACAGTTGTAAGTCCTCCATAAATTCTGAGTTGTTGAGCATGGACACAGTAGTAGTTTTCGATTTTGATCTCACCATAATAGATTGTGATAGCGATCCATGGGTTATGAAACAGCTTGGGGTCACTGAACTCTTCGAGTCCTTGCTTCCCACCCTTCCTTGGAATACTGTCATG GATAAAATGATGGGTGAGCTGCATGAACAGGGGAAGACCATTAGTGACATCGAAGCAAGTTTGAGGACCATTCCTCTGTATCCAGATATCATCAGAGCCATTAAATTTGCCTTCTCTTTAGG GTGTGATCTTCGGATTGTGAGTGATGCTAATCTCTTTTTCATAAAGACAATCCTTGAGACCCATGACCTGCTTCAGTATTTTACAGAGATTAAGACAAACCCTGCATTTGTTGAGAAGAGTGGGAGATTAAGGATTTGCCCATTCCACCCTTTTACAGTTGCTCCTCATGGCTGCAACCTCTGCCCTCCCAATATGTGCAAG GGAGCAGTCATAGATGAGATGCGAAAATCCATAGAAGATGGTTTTAACAAGCGTTTTATTTACCTGGGAGATGGCAGTGGGGATTTCTGCCCTACCTTGAAATTAACAGAAGGAGATGATGTTTTGCCCAGAAAAGA ATATCCACTGTGGAAGCTTATAGAAAAGAATCCCAGTATGGTGAAGGCTAAAGTTCACGGATGGTCTAATGCCAAGGATGTTGAGGATTTGCTGATGAAACTGCTTATGCCATGA
- the LOC131076679 gene encoding thiamine phosphate phosphatase-like protein isoform X1: protein MANWTSFSSGSCSKTSSRWLQFVNLGNNRTPVMKLEDLRFRKCKRNENGVDKPLLKRSISSYYEERPILKKEAATFHQRSKSVKEDKRAVETRRTKGFRILTPFTSLNSCKSSINSELLSMDTVVVFDFDLTIIDCDSDPWVMKQLGVTELFESLLPTLPWNTVMDKMMGELHEQGKTISDIEASLRTIPLYPDIIRAIKFAFSLGRCDLRIVSDANLFFIKTILETHDLLQYFTEIKTNPAFVEKSGRLRICPFHPFTVAPHGCNLCPPNMCKGAVIDEMRKSIEDGFNKRFIYLGDGSGDFCPTLKLTEGDDVLPRKEYPLWKLIEKNPSMVKAKVHGWSNAKDVEDLLMKLLMP, encoded by the exons ATGGCAAATTGGACATCATTCTCGTCTGGTTCGTGCAGTAAAACGTCTTCAAGATGGCTGCAGTTTGTCAATTTGGGGAATAATAGAACTCCTGTGATGAAGCTGGAAGACCTGCGTTTCAGGAAATGCAAGCGCAATGAAAATGGAGTAGATAAGCCTCTTCTTAAGCGGTCGATTTCGAGCTATTACGAAGAAAGGCCAATTTTAAAGAAAGAGGCAGCGACTTTTCACCAGAGATCAAAATCCGTCAAGGAGGATAAGCGGGCCGTGGAGACGCGCCGAACCAAGGGTTTCAGGATTCTTACCCCATTCACATCATTAAACAGTTGTAAGTCCTCCATAAATTCTGAGTTGTTGAGCATGGACACAGTAGTAGTTTTCGATTTTGATCTCACCATAATAGATTGTGATAGCGATCCATGGGTTATGAAACAGCTTGGGGTCACTGAACTCTTCGAGTCCTTGCTTCCCACCCTTCCTTGGAATACTGTCATG GATAAAATGATGGGTGAGCTGCATGAACAGGGGAAGACCATTAGTGACATCGAAGCAAGTTTGAGGACCATTCCTCTGTATCCAGATATCATCAGAGCCATTAAATTTGCCTTCTCTTTAGG CAGGTGTGATCTTCGGATTGTGAGTGATGCTAATCTCTTTTTCATAAAGACAATCCTTGAGACCCATGACCTGCTTCAGTATTTTACAGAGATTAAGACAAACCCTGCATTTGTTGAGAAGAGTGGGAGATTAAGGATTTGCCCATTCCACCCTTTTACAGTTGCTCCTCATGGCTGCAACCTCTGCCCTCCCAATATGTGCAAG GGAGCAGTCATAGATGAGATGCGAAAATCCATAGAAGATGGTTTTAACAAGCGTTTTATTTACCTGGGAGATGGCAGTGGGGATTTCTGCCCTACCTTGAAATTAACAGAAGGAGATGATGTTTTGCCCAGAAAAGA ATATCCACTGTGGAAGCTTATAGAAAAGAATCCCAGTATGGTGAAGGCTAAAGTTCACGGATGGTCTAATGCCAAGGATGTTGAGGATTTGCTGATGAAACTGCTTATGCCATGA